TCTGTTAGTGTTTGTGCTGGCGCAACGGTAATAGAATCACCCGTATGCACCCCCATAGGGTCGAAATTTTCGATAGAACAAATAATAATACAATTATCTTTGCTATCACGCACCACTTCCATTTCAAACTCTTTCCAACCAATAATTGATTCTTCAATTAACAGTTCATTAGTCGGTGACAATTCAAAACCACGGGCACAAATTTCAGTTAATTCTTGACGATTATAGGCAACACCACCACCACTACCACCAAGGGTAAACGATGGCCGAATAATGCTTGGAAAACCAATTTCAGCGTGCGACGCCAAGACTTCTTCCATGGTATGTGCAATATAAGAACGTGGCACGTCAAGACCAATAGCACCCATCGCCATACGAAAACGATCACGGTCTTCGGCTTTGTCAATGGCGTCTTCGTTAGCACCAATCAATTCAACATTATATTGCTTGAGCACGCCGTTACGAGCCAAATCAAGCGCACAATTAAGTGCAGTTTGCCCACCCATGGTTGGTAAAATAGCATCAGGCCGTTCTTTTTCGATAATACGTTTAACGACACGCCAGTCGACCGGCTCAATATAAGTGGCATCAGCCATGCTGGGGTCTGTCATGATGGTGGCAGGATTCGAGTTAACCAGTACAACGCGATAGCCTTCTTCTTTGAGGGCTTTACACGCTTGGGCGCCAGAGTAATCAAACTCGCAGGCCTGGCCAATAACAATGGGGCCTGCGCCAATGATTAGAATCGTTTTAATATCGTTGCGTTTTGGCATTACACTCTGCCCTTCATCAATTCAATAAACTGATCAAATAAAGGCTGCACGTCATGCGGGCCAGGGCTGGCTTCAGGATGCCCCTGAAAGCTAAATGCAGGTTTGTCCTTACGTTTAATACCTTGCACGCTGCCATCGAACAATGAGCGATGCGTGACTTCAAGGTTGGCAGGCAAGCTTGCCTCAGACACGGCAAAGCCATGGTTTTGGCTGGTAATCATCACCTTATCATTAGTTAGGTCTTGCACTGGGTGATTGGCGCCATGGTGCCCAAATTTCATTTTTTCTGTTTTAGCACCGCTTGCCAGCCCCAGTAGTTGATGGCCAAGACAAATACCAAACACGGGAATATTAGTTTCTATAATTTCTTTGATCGCCTCGATAGCATAGCCGCAAGGCTCAGGGTCGCCCGGACCGTTGGATAAAAAGACACCATCGGGTTTGCTCGCCAGTATGGTCTGCGCCGGTGTTTTTGCAGGATACACTGTAACGTCACATCCACGATCAACCAGCAAACGAAGAATATTGTGTTTGATACCAAAATCGTAGACAGCAACACGGTACTGTTTCCCAGGCCTGGCACTAATAGGAGAGTCATTCAGACGCCAAACCGTATTATGCCATTGATAAGGCTCGCGAGTCGTTACCGTCTGCGCCAAGTCCATGCCTTTTAGGCCAGGAAAGCCACGCGCCAAGGCGAGTGCTTTATCAATATCGGTATCAGAGCCTGCCATGAGGCAGCCGCTCTGTGCCCCTTTTTCTCGCAGTATGCGTGTCAATTTACGAGTGTCAATATCGGCAATGGCAACAATACCTGCATCACGCAAATAGCCACGCAAATCACCTTCTTGACGCCAACAACTATGTGTTAACGGCACGTCACGCACAATTAAGCCCGCTGCATGAATAGCATTCGACTCAATATCTTCACTATTGACGCCAGTGTTACCGATATGCGGATAGGTTAGGGTAACCAATTGCTTAGCATAGGAAGGATCTGTCAGGATCTCCTGATAACCGGTCATAGCCGTATTAAACACGACTTCACCAACGCTATAACCCTTCGCACCAAGCGACTCGCCAATAAAAACGGAGCCATCTTCGAGCGCGAGCAAGGCAGTATCAGACATTAGGGTCTGTTGAGGATTCATTTTCATCACTGTTGCGCCTTCAATACCGCCAATCCAGGCGCGAGGCGCGCTGTTTGCTGGTTGCAAATAAGCAACGAGCTACGTGCCCTCGGGGTGCAACGCCGAGTGGCGGTATTGAATGTGCAACCCATAGGGCTGGGACGCTTTTTTCACCCCACTGCGTTGCCAGTCGCTTATGTAG
This sequence is a window from Gammaproteobacteria bacterium. Protein-coding genes within it:
- the carA gene encoding glutamine-hydrolyzing carbamoyl-phosphate synthase small subunit, with the translated sequence MSDTALLALEDGSVFIGESLGAKGYSVGEVVFNTAMTGYQEILTDPSYAKQLVTLTYPHIGNTGVNSEDIESNAIHAAGLIVRDVPLTHSCWRQEGDLRGYLRDAGIVAIADIDTRKLTRILREKGAQSGCLMAGSDTDIDKALALARGFPGLKGMDLAQTVTTREPYQWHNTVWRLNDSPISARPGKQYRVAVYDFGIKHNILRLLVDRGCDVTVYPAKTPAQTILASKPDGVFLSNGPGDPEPCGYAIEAIKEIIETNIPVFGICLGHQLLGLASGAKTEKMKFGHHGANHPVQDLTNDKVMITSQNHGFAVSEASLPANLEVTHRSLFDGSVQGIKRKDKPAFSFQGHPEASPGPHDVQPLFDQFIELMKGRV